A window from Peromyscus eremicus chromosome 1, PerEre_H2_v1, whole genome shotgun sequence encodes these proteins:
- the Fgf3 gene encoding fibroblast growth factor 3, protein MGLIWLLLLSLLEPGWPATGPGTRLRRDAGGRGGVYEHLGGAPRRRKLYCATKYHLQLHPSGRVNGSLENSAYSILEITAVEVGVVAIKGLFSGRYLAMNKRGRLYASEHYNAECEFVERIHELGYNTYASRLYRTGPSGPGARRQPGAQRPWYVSVNGKGRPRRGFKTRRTQKSSLFLPRVLGHKDHEMVRLLQSSQPRAPGEGSQPRQRRQKKQSPGDHGKTEPLSPRATPGTHRETGELAVA, encoded by the exons ATGGGCCTGATCTGGCTTCTGCTGCTCAGCTTGCTGGAACCCGGCTGGCCCGCGACGGGGCCCGGGACGCGGCTGCGGCGCGATGCGGGCGGCCGTGGCGGCGTCTACGAGCACCTCGGCGGGGCGCCCCGGCGCCGCAAGCTCTACTGCGCCACCAAGTACCACCTCCAGCTGCACCCGAGCGGCCGCGTGAACGGCAGCCTGGAGAACAGCGCCTACA GCATCCTGGAGATTACTGCGGTGGAAGTGGGCGTGGTGGCCATCAAAGGGCTGTTCTCTGGGCGGTACCTGGCCATGAACAAGAGAGGACGGCTGTACGCTTCG GAGCACTACAACGCAGAGTGCGAGTTCGTGGAGCGGATCCATGAGCTGGGCTACAATACGTATGCCTCCCGCCTGTATCGCACAGGGCCCAGCGGGCCGGGGGCCCGGCGGCAGCCTGGTGCCCAGAGACCTTGGTATGTGTCTGTGAATGGCAAGGGTCGGCCACGCAGAGGCTTCAAGACCCGCCGCACACAGAAGTCCTCGCTCTTCCTGCCCCGAGTGCTGGGCCACAAGGACCATGAGATGGTGCGGCTGctgcagagcagccagccacgaGCCCCAGGAGAGGGCAGCCAGCCCAGACAACGGCGGCAGAAGAAGCAGAGCCCAGGAGACCATGGCAAGACGGAACCCTTGTCTCCTAGGGCCACTCCAGGCACCCATCGGGAGACAGGCGAACTGGCTGTGGCCTGA